aaatataaaattcaatattaatctagaataataattatatttgaatataataaaaaaattaacaattaaaatttgataaaattactTGATTTTTAATTCGAATGTACAgtggaataatttttaataagtgTAATTCTATATTGATTCTACTATAGAACCGATTTAAACTTTTTCATtaatttcaatgattttttaaataaaaaaattgtgtaacttcgatttttgaaaattaaaatttataactatatatgatgaaaaataaaataaattatatattttatattttttaaataatggttctcCAGGATTCTCTATATAACAGGGTTCTTCGTGGAGTGctaccctatatatatatattctcttATTTACATGAGTTAGAAAGAATTACATACAACATATACAGTTAAACCTCGGTAAATTAATACTCtctattaaataataattttttatagtCCCGACTCAGCCcctttaatataaattaaaaatttgctaaatttataagataataattttttattaaaacaTACAAGTCCCGTATAATATCTAAATTAATAAACTAATCTTACTTCAAAATAATGTATTTATTTTAAGATGTACTTTTAAAATAAGAGTTTTACGTAAACTTTTTTCCTTTTGAAATTGATTTATCCATATACTTCATCTTGTATCCTTCTTAGTGCATTATCGAGCTCTTGTGTACTACGTATATATTGCAAAAGGCAATTTCACAATGTCGTTGTTGCTTTAAGTAAATAGTTTCGTCATCTTCTGGCTCTTGTGTACTATGTATATCCAGCCCAATTTTGTCATCTTCCGCTTCATCTTCTTTCGCATTTACTCTGCTAATTATTTGTTCATTATCTAATAAATCTAATAATTCTGTCACTGCTTCATTTTCGTAAAGATAATCAATAACCTTTTGGGCACCCATTACATCACAATAATCAATAACTTTTacgatatatatatttataatttatggtttaaaaaattaaaaataatatatatcgacaaattaataaaatattaatttatctATAAATTAATTTATCGGTtagttaataattttttatagtCCCGAGGATATTAATTTATCGAGTTTTACCTATACACTAGAATAGTGTGGGATTCTTTTTTGTGAATCGGAAACTATGGATTATCTTAACGAGGAAggatttttttaaattttttttgctaaatataaTGAGGAAGGATTGCATCGATTAGATATTTTGAACACTATGTTTTTTCAATACTTGAAGGTATGTTCTTGTTGATAAATTTGTTTAACCATGCCGATTTTGATGGTTGTGTTACATCTTAGGTGTTAAATTGATCCCAAACTAGCTAGCTAGGGTATAATCTTAACTTAGTTAAATTGATCTTTTTTTATTCGATTGACGCTAagttttaataataaaataataaacttaCAACAAAAAATCATTCTAGTCGTAAAATTTTACGATAAAAAGTTAGTTTCATCGTAAGTTAGGCGCATTAAATGTTTTCGTCATAAATTTACCGTCATAAATACTCTGATTTATTGTAGTGGTCTGCATCATGCTTATTTTGTTCTTTAAGTgcttatattttatttttttaatggAATTACTTGATGTTGAATATGTACCAAGATGTGTATTTTAACTTTATGCTTGTATGTACGTGAAAGAAACATCCTCCAGCCCATCCTTGACTTCATTCTATGATTCGATTCAATTTGGGAGAAATTTAACTATAAATCACTCAACTAGGGTATCTTTCACATACCTTATGATATCTCAGGTCCATGCGTGTACCTAGAGCATTTGCACCAGCAAACAAAAAAAGTTGATTCATGAGCTCTTTCCATTTTTTTTGATAAAGTAGTATGCACCCCTTCTTTTTTAACTCCATCAATTACTCCTCCTCCCTCAATTCATCAATTAGTCCATGGATTTTCAACGGACTTGCCCATGTCCATCAATCAATAGAGCCCATAAAAAGTTACCACTTTTCTTTACTTTGTGTCATGCATAACGACTATATTTTTTCTCCAACAACTACAGTAAAACCTCTGTAAATTAAtactcgattaattaataatctctctaaattaataattttgtccggtcccgacttgggccagttcaaaaaatgatcaatttcgataagataataagataataatttttttgaaaaccctgtataaaaatatggtcccaataaaactataaattaataattaccTTATATTCATAAAgatatagctattacatctttgtaaaatatgattcaattgtagtttgttttttcatataatttaaatcaacatgaAGCTCATCCCTAATCTTCCTTATTGCATCCAAAAGCTCGGGTGTGGTGCTTTCATGTTGCATCAAAAAGTTATTAAGCATTTTTGATGCCTTGAGTGCTTCTTTACGTGTAACCGGCTCCAACAGTGTTGTATCGTCTTCAAGATCGTCTTCAACAGTATTTTCAAGGATGGTGTTTGCAATCTCTTCTATACTCTGGACCTCGGAACAtgattcattttatttaaatttatgtgaataaaaatttaatcaaaagttaattttgtttgctaccgaaaattctctataaattaataattattaatttatcgattaattaatacctctctaaattaatagaattctccggtcccaactatattaatttatagagGTTTTACTGTATAATTTTAGGTAATAACGGTCATATTTTTTGGCTTATAAATAGTAGCCTCAATTTTCATTTGTAACAGAATTTTTCCATACTCATATTTGCTTTCATATTTTTCCTATTTTTATGATCATATATATTTCATGAAATGGGTACTAATTGGCTTTCATCCGAATAGCTACAATTATGTATTTTTTGGACTCGACAATCTATTGATCCAATTACGGGTCGATActcaaaaaaataataatttgtgGGGACGAATTTATGAAGATTATGCCCAAAATTGGTGTGGCACTCCCGAAAATTCTCATGCCGAAACTCGTTTCAAAACTGATCTTAACTCACATTGGACACCACAAATTAATATACATAATTTGTAAAATTTTAGATAACTCAAACTCAAGGATTTTATTTCAAGAACATGAATAAGGACATTTGACAAATGAGAATGTTATCAAACAGCTGCAGCACATCCTCAATTTATACTCCCACCACTTTTCCGCCATTTAGGAAAACTTTCCAACACAAAATTAGATCAAGAGACATGTCATTACGTGATTCAATGAAAATCTtatcaaaaatttaaatttatccaCAACCTTATCAAAAATCTAAAATTATATAGCAATCTATTATCTCTTACTATATATTATATGTCAACCAAGGGTAAAAAGAGTCATTTTAATGGCTGTAAAATCACAATTTTGCCCTTTTGTTTTGAGAAATTATAAAAATGCCACTATTACacaatttttgttaaaaataattagAATTGTCGTATCCAATAGGAATCAAACCCCTTACCTCTTACTAACAAATTTCATGACACTACCATCAAGCTACATAAATTTTTGAGTTCAAATTAAATTTCTTATTAGATAAGTCATATCCTCTCCTTttatcaaattttatttcttATTACTTTAACTTTTGAGTGAATAAAATGTTAGTTTATACTATTATATAGCTATGATGTAAATTTTGTAGTTAGACAAACACgcgcgcgcgcacacacacatatatatatatatctcaattATGTTATAATtgttatgatatatatatatattataaaattaaatattttttatattttttttgatttgctttcaaaaaatcataatttcaTTTAATTCAGTTTGACTTGTGTGTTTATCGAGTCAAAAATATATTCGGTTTAATCTAGAAATACTTGGAATGAGTAATCAGATAAAAAATCAAATATACGAGAATCGAACTTGTGACTAAATTTTATCTTAGAATCATGGTGCTATAGtaaattttgattttatttaaaaagttttgtttaaaaaaatatattttctcctttttttaattttaacttttgattaaataaaatgatagtttatataattatattgttGCAATTTAAATTATGTAGTTAGACACACACACATATCAATTAtgtttttaaatatattttataaaattaaacattttttatactttttttggatttgttttcaaaaaatcataattcTGTTTTATTCAGTTTGACTTGTGTGATTGTCGAGTCAAAAGTATTCGGTTTAATCCGGGAGTACTTGAAATGAGTACTTGGATCtaaaaaatcaaatatatattaaaattttaactttaAAAACTAATTCATTAGGTCATCTCCAAGCATTGCTCTATTTTAAAATAACTTTATCTTCCGATTTCACCTTTTTTTACTTGTATTACCATTTCATGATCTCCAATCATTTCTTCAAAATTTACTTTAAATTTACTTAATTACTATGtacaataattaaataattttaaaatacacAGAGAGTTGAGCCTTCATGATATATAAACATGTGAGAGGATTTATTATAAAACCAATATCTTCATATCTACAATGTAACTCCAAATTTGAAATTGCACGGTGCTTTCctttatttataaaattaggaTAATTCATCGTTGGAGCCCCGTAACTTCATATATAGAGTAAGAAATGAAGTAATATGACATATTAAGATGTGATTGGAGATACTCTTATTATAGATATgtatcatataaaaaattatatgtTACTTTTAAAGATGAAACCAAGCGAAACAATATGCATTACTCTTATTCTTATAATTATTATATACATACTCCTAcataacaaaaaaaatattaattataattcatCACAGAGGTAAAAATGTTAATTTTGTACAATCAGACATATATAGATTACACAACGAGATGAGTAAGTAAATTTTGTAAGACTCTTAAATAATTAGGTAATTGTGTTGGTTCAATATTTTTCTTACCTTCTATTTATTTTTAGACTTCTTAATATTTAATCCGAGTAGATACAAGTTTGACCCGAGTCAGACTCAAAATCGGGTTTTATTCGACTAAAGAAAAATCAGCTCGTGAATAAGTTCAATTATGTGTACTCGGTCGATATATTGGCTAAAACGTTCGAGTTTTAGAACAATGAATTGGGTTAGTCGCGCAGTGACACGGAAAAATAAAATACTAAAATttgatataatataaataatatattaaatatagtGCATTTCATTACTTGTATTAAGTATATTTGTAAAATAAGAAAATTAATGCTGAAAGTTTTATTAAATTATACAACATTCATTTTTACACCCTcattttgaaaaatttattttttatcatCATATTTTTCCAAGTGTACTTCATTTGTTATTATCTTCTAATAGagaatgttagttttttattagttttaaaatattttacacTCTTATTAATTTACCCGCTTAGTCAACCTAAGTGTTAACAATTGAGAATTGAGACGAATTAGTAATTAATCTGCTCTTTTTTTTTCACTCTTCAATTTTTTAATCTCAACGAAATATATAGGAATGAGAATTAACGTCATCCCTCCCGACCCCGATCGATCCCAACCCGTTCGGGTCAGGGATTTCGAGAAGTTTTCGGGGACGGGCCTAGCAACAAGGAAGGTTTTACAAAATTTCGGGACCGGGCGGAGTTTATGATTAGTGTCTCCCCGCCTCATTTTCCCGATCCcgattatatgtgtatatatacataacaacatatttatatattatattaaattaattattataaaaatattaataaaatattattttattattaaattaatcTAAAATTTTGTTGATCAATTTTTTTacattataatttaaaatatttgtctgaattttaatttatcatttttttatattgtaaatcaattttaatatgatttgattttaaaaatatgagatattaaTACTGTTTTTGTATAATACGAATTAgtagatttttttaaaaaaataaaaataaaatacgtGATTTTTATTTTTAAGGGCTTTTCTCATAAAtacctaaattttataaactttttgtaaaaatactgtgagtttttaaaataaattgcaaaaatactaactttcaaaaaatatttgcaaaaatacggagGTTGTATTTGCAAACGTATCTGCAACTGCTAGTAACCATGTATGCAACCACAAATGCAAATTTGAAAATATCTGTTGAAAATTACATTTAGTTGCAAAATAAGTTGCCCGAATAGTTGCAAATAGCGAAAAATGAATGCCCCTGCGGGGCCAGTACTAATACCACAAAAGCAAACACGAAATCAACTAAAAAACAACCAAAATCCATCTCTTTAATCTTCCCCTCCTCTTCCATGACCGGCAAACACCTTAACAAAATAAAACTAAACTAATTCAATCACACGCTCCTCTAATTTAAGGACAAAACCCAACATCCACAAAACCCTAATTTACCAAAATAAAATTCACAAAAAACAACATGCAGATGACAAAATGAACACTATAAATACACaaataaacatatataaataGATGGAAATGCAGTATTTACCGCCATCGTCATCACCGAAGAGGCTATCCATGCTATCGTCATCGCTATCGTAAGCTTCGCGAATAGAGTCATCGAAGAACTGAAGCACGCCGGAGGGTTTCTTATTCCGGCGACCGGTTTGTCGTCATCGGCGATCTTTCACTTGCCTTTGGGGTCGGCGATTGCTTTGCCTTTGTATGACATTTTAGTGTTTGTTGAGAGAGAGAGTGTGAGGAGCATGCGAAGAGTCTTTGGTTGTGTGTCTGACTGTTATTAGAGTCTTTGGCGATGGATATGGGGGAGCCCGTCATGAAGGCGGTGGAGGTGGATATGGAGGTCGTCGTGAAGGCGGTGGCGTTGGATATGGAGGCAATGATGGTGGTTATGGTGGAAGAAGAGAGGGAGGTGATGGTGGTTACGGAGGCGGATGAGTGGAGGAGGTGGTTATCGGGGGTGAGTGGTGGCGGATGAGTGGAGGAGGTGGTTATTGATGAAATTGTGGAGGATGGGGTTGTGTAATGAGGAGGAGAGAGAGGCagggagaggagagggagagagagagggtaGAGAAGTTAAAAAAAGGAGTGGGAAGATAAAGATGGTATTTTTTGTAATTTAATTCTTTGTATGTTTAAAAAGATAGTAAATTTGCAAGATATTAAGTAAGGTAGTAGAGTTGCaaataaatttccaaaagttggTATATTTGGCAAATTCCCTATTTTTAATTATATCTAGAATTCTCGCAGGATTCCCCATTCGGGTGAGAACCGGAAAGGAATAGAATATCCGTTCGGGGTGTAGGGTGAGTTTGGGAATCATATAGCAATGCATATCTCATTTTCATTGCATATTTATTTATGTAAATTTTTATGAAAtgtaattaaatttataaaaatatatcatTCATTATTATGTAATTGATGTATGaatataaaataaagttaaaataatcattatttgtattcaaaaattaatttcttATAGACGAAAATTCGTTCGAGATAATATTTCGATAAAAATACAGGTCCATGCCCCAGAGCACGGAACTTTACATAATTATCTAAACAGAGAAGAAGAAATAAATTTCAGGTCTGGGTACACTCGACTCTGGGGCCAAACTTCATCTTTTCTTGATTAGATGTGTAACTAGGATTGTATCTCCTGTAACATTATATATAAAGCAGCTGTGGTTCAGCTCGATTCTCTGTATCTATGCTAGTGTCAACATAAAAATGATTTTGTGTCAATTACAGAAATTACATAATTTCAATCGTGTCATTGATTTCTCGTTAAAACTGTTATAGGTTTAAGGGTGCTTATCTGCAATTCTATGTGAAATCTAAACTACAATTTTACTCAGATTAACCAACATTATTTTTGTCAAAACGCGGGTTCCATTGCTAATAGGAGATGCGAGAATATTTGATAATTTATTGAAGTAAAAGATTTTTTTAAGCATTCTTTTCCAACAGACTGGAGAAAGAATGTACAAACTGGGGAGTAGATCCACCAGACCACTATCAGATATACCCTAATACTGGATTAGACTAAGAGCTCAGAGGAACCTAACTAAACAAATTTATGCTAGTTGAATAAACAGATAAGAAATCAATAGAATTTTATACAACAACCAAACTATAGCTGAAAACCATCAAGGATCATTAATATCTTTGACCACCGCTAAAGCTTAGACATGCTTAAGCGCTTCCATTTTCATCAAATCAAGCTGTTGATTATGAAACTAGAATATGAATTTAGTCCACAGGTACTTCGAAACACAAATCCATCACGTCAAAGCTTTTTGAATCCACAAAACACATCAGGGCATCCTATACATTTAACCACCAAAAAGTAACTTACAAAATTTAGAAAACCTTGACCATGATACAAATGGAAAGTTAACTGTTCCCGACTATCGATTCATGCATAAGGTTTAATTTATGATCCTTTTAAACTTTTGAACCAGCAGGGAAGGTGTAGAGACTAATTAGGTGTTACATGGAAGATACTAGCATCTACATGTGCACATGAGACTTTATGAGCCATATAGTCTAAACATTTGTAaaaacaataatttttttttcataattaACTTTAAAATTACAATATACTATAAATTAATTTTCTATGACAAGCATATATTTGAAAGGGAATTACTGAAACGGGGCGTAAACTATTCATATGTCTTTTTTCTCATTTTCGCTGTTCAATAGAAAATATTTAGGACGGGTTGCACTAAATACGTCTTCACAGTTTTCCTTCTCCTCGTCGTACCTAAATGGAAAGGTCTTCAAAAACAGCTCATATGCTGCTTCGTAACTGTTGCTATAAGTAATTCCTTGATCAAAATAATGTCCAAACGATCCAAAAGTCACCAGCGCCAGAGTGAATTCTTTTTCAGCATTTTGAGTAATTTCTTCCTTGAAAAAATGAGGAAAGAGCGGAATCAAGTGCTTCTCCTTGAATTCTGCAGAACCGCTAGTCAGCATCCAATGAGAGGCAATGTCATGGGCAGATTCATTCATTGGAATGTAGACTACCTCAAACTTATCAATAGTCCAActtgcaactaaatgataatacTGTAATCTGGATAGAAATTCACTACATCCTGAAGCTCGTACAAATAGGAACACAACTGGAGCCCCAAAGAGTTTGCAGACTTTAAATTTCTCCTGCATGGGGAAAAACTGTGTTAACAAGAATATAATACATAGATATGCATAAAGAAAATCGTTATATCTATGTAACGAACTAACCAGTCCTCCTTTAGCATCATCCAAATCCCTAGCATGAAGTAGCTCAATATTTGGTTCTAAAATAGACGACAATTTCTTCCCTCTTATTGCAATTGCACTCGGTACAACCTCCACCCCAATAAAAGGATAATTTGTGAATCCAGTTTCCTTTAGGACCTGAAATCCATTTTCCTCGAAGTACTTTTCTTTAGAGTGAATTATGAACAAGTTTGATGCATTAGAATCATTGCACTGTTTTGTGCGCATAAAGACTCGCCACAACTGCCTACATTTGGGATCTTCAAAAGGGATTGCCAACCATGGCATGTCGCCGAACACCTTCCAGAATTCTAACTCGCGTTTCCATTTATTGAATCTGCCCGATTGAATAATGGCATGCTGCCCAAAAGAAACAGGGAACACAACCACCACCTCAAAATTTTTGTGCAGTTCATAAACCTGCTTCAGTTCCTCCGTCCGCTTTCTGCACTCTAAATTATCTTCATAAAATAAGAGGCAGACAATCTTCTGCTGCAGTTCGGAAATAGGTACCTGATTTGATTCcatcataatttttttttgttaagATAGCACGTGATGACATAGAAAAGTTCTTAAAAGGAAAGTGTTGTCACAATGACTCAACTTAAGTTTAACTTGTTAATCTACTCAAGCTTTTACACATGGCAAGTTTGAATCCTAATTAAAAACATATAACTTTAAACAATGACTTAAACTGAAATTCAAAATTTTGTATATATTATGGCCGATGAAAGTACCTTTGTGCAATCATTTGAGATCACAAAATCACGACCTGGCCTGCACAAAAGGGTGCCCAAGTCATGTTTGCCACTTTCGCGCGCCAATTGTTGGATCTTTTCTATGGTAAAGGGATAAGCTTCGGCTCCATGCCACTTGATAAAGTCACTGTCAAATATACTCACAACTTTTCTGCAGTAACTATTCATAGGACTAAGGATAACATAGGTTGTTTCATGATCTTTCGGGAGACCAAGAGTACTCGCTATTTGATTCAAGCATTCATGATTATCGATATGGATATCCTCGAACGGTGTgtaaaatttcaaatttaaatGATGCTGGTACGGATTGAAGATGTACTCATCATCATCTGAATGTTCTTTCTCAAGATCAGCTTGAAAATGTGTAGGCACACAAATAACCTTAAATTTGGCACCGGAAGACTCAATTTGATGTTGAACGTCCCTCAACATGATAGTATCAAGAACAGTGGATTTCGCAAGAGCAGAAGACATAGAGAGCATAAAAATGCACACGTATTTATCAGTATACCATTCCTGCAACTCCTGTAGATGAAGCAGAAATTGCATTAGACTTAGCTAGCTAGGATCGGAGTTGATGACGAGTTAAGATCTAGTGAAATTAAGATATGTAAAAAAGAGAAAAGTGGAGTGAAAAGAGATATAAAATTAACCTTGACGAGATAACCTTTGGTGACTATGTATTCCGGGGATACCAGAATATCTTCCAGAATAACCTCATCTCCGGCTTTTACTTTGAGAGTAATCGGCTCTATAGACCAGATTGAATCCTCTAGCTTGTTCTTTTGCTTCAACCCAGGATTAATGTTGGTTCTATCTTGTACTCTATTCTTCCGCGGCTGCATGTTACAAGTAAAATCTTTGTCTATTCTGAAGCAGTCTCTTCTTCCGCTGccaaaattaaaatttaatcACCAAATTAAAGCCCTATAATATATGATTGTAATGAATGAATGAAGTGTATCAAACCCTAACTTACATCCAACTTTTATCAATGGTCTGGATGTATTTATAGAGTATTCGGTAGATTGAGCAGGAAAATCTCAAGTATATATGGAATTGGTTTTGTCAAACTGcatgtactccctccgtcccggcCAATTGTTTATATTTGGTTTGGGCACGTAGGTTAAAGAGAAAAGAAAGTGAGTGAAGTAGTGAGACCCATatatttttaatgtataaaaaagagatagtggagtaaaagtagtgtgaaaaagaaaaaaatgtgAAAGTGATGGGACCCATTTACTATATTTgataagttttgaaatgtaaagaattaGATGGACATCCAAAAAAGAAAATGTAAAGAAATAGTTGGGAGAGAGAAGTGAATATGGGTCTGGGGCTTGCTTGGTTGACTTTGTGATcccaattttaaaattaaaaatgtcaAAAATGaaattattagaattatattTATACTTTGATATTCCAAATTACATTCAATCGGTGTTCAAGATTTGAAAATAAAACTGAATCTAggataaataatttttttttatttataattatttatttgtgtaAGACAAGGGAGGAGAAAACCTGtctataataaaaaaaaaatgtGAAATTGGGTTTTCAATCTTGAATTGAAATCTAAATTTCTTTGTTTTACATCTTCTATTTCAATTATAAGCAATCTAATTATAAACTAAAACTTAAAATaacattaaaaaatatttatgaatttaagtaAATTGAAAGGATtcacttatttaattagattacATAATGTCCCGAAATTTTCAAAATGGTTGAGGACACCTATCTTTTCTAGACCAGACTTGGTCCTATTTACCACAACAATAAAAGGACCTTATTTAACTAAGTACACAGTTGGAGTCAGTCTCACTAAAAGATGTCcttaaagcaataattatattACGTAATTTCCTCTTGTAATATAAAAATAGTATGCCAGAGCTCCATAATGCATTAAGAAAGATTCAAGATGAAATACAAGACAACATCAATTATAAAATTGAGACTTACTATAAAAGTGCATCCTAGAAATTTATAATTTTGATGTATATgcaattattaatttatatataatataggACTTAT
The sequence above is drawn from the Apium graveolens cultivar Ventura chromosome 2, ASM990537v1, whole genome shotgun sequence genome and encodes:
- the LOC141684403 gene encoding putative nucleoredoxin 1-2; protein product: MQPRKNRVQDRTNINPGLKQKNKLEDSIWSIEPITLKVKAGDEVILEDILVSPEYIVTKGYLVKELQEWYTDKYVCIFMLSMSSALAKSTVLDTIMLRDVQHQIESSGAKFKVICVPTHFQADLEKEHSDDDEYIFNPYQHHLNLKFYTPFEDIHIDNHECLNQIASTLGLPKDHETTYVILSPMNSYCRKVVSIFDSDFIKWHGAEAYPFTIEKIQQLARESGKHDLGTLLCRPGRDFVISNDCTKVPISELQQKIVCLLFYEDNLECRKRTEELKQVYELHKNFEVVVVFPVSFGQHAIIQSGRFNKWKRELEFWKVFGDMPWLAIPFEDPKCRQLWRVFMRTKQCNDSNASNLFIIHSKEKYFEENGFQVLKETGFTNYPFIGVEVVPSAIAIRGKKLSSILEPNIELLHARDLDDAKGGLEKFKVCKLFGAPVVFLFVRASGCSEFLSRLQYYHLVASWTIDKFEVVYIPMNESAHDIASHWMLTSGSAEFKEKHLIPLFPHFFKEEITQNAEKEFTLALVTFGSFGHYFDQGITYSNSYEAAYELFLKTFPFRYDEEKENCEDVFSATRPKYFLLNSENEKKDI